In a single window of the Campylobacter hyointestinalis subsp. lawsonii genome:
- a CDS encoding LexA family transcriptional regulator: MKTNGYGDKLRKLRNAYGLTQSEFGDKIGISRVRVNSYENNITPLPMQVKYKIAEATGINIEYFDNDIDLATAISKYGISSENGKLQIKTNKETICTIYDDLYDFANGRYSIDPYLQKVQILTKLFNLSKPYDYNFVVATNKKAIPFASDGDILVIVKDNIPKDNALLILKVNDEILVKYCRINPFNQNIKLFSTNDDFSNIELSQKELYGVEFLGYIVNIFRNYQPEV; encoded by the coding sequence ATGAAAACAAACGGATACGGCGATAAATTAAGAAAATTACGCAATGCTTACGGACTTACACAAAGTGAATTTGGTGACAAGATAGGAATAAGTAGAGTTAGGGTTAATTCCTATGAAAACAACATTACCCCACTTCCTATGCAAGTAAAATACAAAATAGCTGAGGCTACTGGTATTAATATTGAATATTTTGATAACGATATAGATTTGGCTACTGCAATCAGTAAATACGGCATAAGTTCCGAAAATGGCAAACTGCAAATAAAAACCAATAAAGAGACAATTTGCACCATATACGATGACTTATACGACTTTGCAAATGGTAGGTATAGCATTGATCCATATCTGCAAAAGGTTCAAATTTTAACAAAGCTCTTTAATTTATCAAAGCCATATGACTATAATTTTGTAGTCGCCACTAACAAAAAAGCTATCCCATTTGCAAGCGATGGAGATATTTTAGTGATCGTAAAAGACAATATACCAAAAGACAATGCTCTTTTGATCTTAAAAGTAAATGATGAAATTCTAGTTAAGTATTGCAGAATAAATCCCTTCAATCAAAATATTAAGCTTTTTTCAACCAATGATGATTTTTCAAATATTGAGTTATCACAAAAAGAACTTTACGGAGTTGAATTTTTAGGATATATTGTAAATATCTTTAGAAATTATCAACCTGAAGTCTAA
- a CDS encoding AAA family ATPase: protein MKSAAHLQNDDILSKYILNIKGLKLLDTKNAKFEWLIPNFISKQSLNMIYAGAGSGKTMFALHLCNYLIKNNAKIDEILYFDADNGVDMLQNRQADKIVDDSNGKLKYILSNSLSRFGLFKNINKKAKFGDLKNKLVIIDSVRNFINGSLSKDENITKFMADLQSIRDKGATIIFLHHQPKQGMDKNDENYKGATAFMDSVDEAYYLQNETDNAIVADNTMILSLKPKKRRSHTKEAVVQIDTKNLSLEFIKDDFFGLNEKEKISLQLAKEIVDQKSEISQSDLANAIQKLANKNYLEIVGRNTLWKLFDKFDGKLFKIKRLKGYGNCNKKIFCNIENVEEK, encoded by the coding sequence ATGAAGTCAGCAGCCCACCTACAGAACGACGATATTTTATCAAAATATATCTTAAATATCAAGGGTTTAAAACTTTTGGATACAAAAAATGCAAAATTTGAGTGGCTAATACCAAATTTTATATCAAAGCAAAGCCTAAATATGATCTATGCTGGTGCTGGTAGTGGAAAAACAATGTTCGCACTACATCTTTGTAATTACCTGATAAAAAATAATGCCAAAATCGATGAAATTTTATATTTTGATGCCGATAATGGCGTCGATATGTTACAAAATAGGCAAGCCGATAAGATTGTTGATGATAGTAATGGCAAGTTAAAATACATTCTATCAAATAGCCTAAGTAGGTTTGGTCTTTTTAAAAATATAAATAAAAAAGCTAAATTTGGCGATTTAAAAAATAAACTTGTCATTATTGATAGTGTTAGAAATTTCATCAATGGCAGTCTAAGTAAAGATGAAAATATTACCAAATTTATGGCGGATCTGCAAAGCATTAGGGATAAAGGGGCTACTATTATTTTCTTACACCATCAACCGAAGCAAGGTATGGATAAAAATGATGAAAACTACAAAGGTGCAACTGCTTTTATGGATAGTGTGGATGAAGCGTATTATCTGCAAAATGAAACCGACAATGCAATAGTTGCCGACAATACAATGATTTTAAGCTTAAAGCCAAAGAAGCGTCGAAGCCATACAAAAGAAGCAGTAGTTCAAATAGATACTAAAAATTTGAGCCTAGAATTTATCAAAGATGATTTTTTTGGATTAAATGAAAAGGAAAAAATTTCATTACAACTAGCAAAAGAGATTGTAGATCAAAAAAGCGAAATTTCTCAAAGCGATCTTGCTAATGCTATACAAAAGTTAGCAAACAAAAACTATCTTGAGATAGTCGGTCGCAATACACTATGGAAGTTGTTTGATAAATTTGATGGCAAGCTTTTTAAGATCAAACGTCTAAAAGGATATGGCAATTGCAATAAAAAGATATTTTGTAATATTGAAAATGTGGAAGAAAAATGA
- a CDS encoding DUF1924 domain-containing protein, which yields MKKLSLACLCACLLNATSFNAPMSEYIAELKSEALKLDPNFKDFDALRGEKIFTTKHIGKNSQELSCQSCHGNDLRKEATNFFTNKTIPPLSPSANPSRLSDVKEVKKWLKRNFKDVYLREGTAIEKGDVLYYLIKQ from the coding sequence ATGAAAAAATTATCCCTAGCCTGTCTGTGTGCTTGCTTACTCAATGCTACTTCGTTTAATGCGCCTATGAGTGAGTATATAGCAGAGCTAAAATCAGAGGCTCTAAAGTTAGATCCAAATTTCAAAGATTTTGATGCTTTGAGGGGTGAGAAAATCTTCACAACCAAGCATATCGGCAAAAATTCTCAAGAGCTTTCTTGCCAAAGCTGTCACGGAAACGACCTGAGAAAAGAAGCTACAAATTTCTTTACCAACAAAACCATTCCACCACTCTCACCAAGCGCTAATCCATCTAGGCTAAGCGATGTCAAAGAGGTAAAAAAATGGCTAAAAAGAAATTTCAAAGATGTCTATTTAAGAGAGGGAACCGCCATAGAAAAGGGCGATGTCTTATACTATCTAATCAAGCAATAA
- a CDS encoding YopX family protein has product MREIRFRALSKADKQMFNVDYMKLDFGKVPYVNGEVFSENDGWITYELDDDFELMQYTGLKDKNGVEIYEGDIIKAKFIKDSSETTGWVEYFDKDASFICHLKGGDYALLVALSELEVIGDIYNNKEFLKG; this is encoded by the coding sequence ATGAGAGAGATTCGTTTTAGAGCATTAAGTAAAGCAGATAAACAAATGTTTAACGTGGATTATATGAAGTTAGATTTTGGTAAAGTGCCGTATGTTAATGGCGAAGTTTTTTCTGAAAATGACGGCTGGATTACTTATGAGCTTGATGATGATTTTGAACTTATGCAATATACGGGCTTAAAAGACAAAAACGGCGTAGAGATTTATGAGGGCGATATCATAAAAGCTAAATTTATAAAAGACAGCTCGGAGACTACTGGCTGGGTAGAGTATTTTGATAAAGACGCCTCCTTTATCTGCCATTTAAAAGGTGGCGATTACGCACTTCTTGTTGCACTTAGCGAACTTGAAGTAATAGGCGATATCTATAATAACAAAGAGTTTTTAAAAGGATAA